A single genomic interval of Musa acuminata AAA Group cultivar baxijiao chromosome BXJ3-4, Cavendish_Baxijiao_AAA, whole genome shotgun sequence harbors:
- the LOC135635170 gene encoding UPF0481 protein At3g47200-like — protein MSIAEEKIEIITNDEWLSSLKTRVAKTKWVVGRTSGPTIFKVPRIFLEADRKAYEPKMVSLGPYHHGNIHLKAMEDLKWHYLKEFLGRNPGKPLEDYIDQIKEREHEARMAYSEKVDMTSDEFAQMMLLDCCFVIEIIDLWKTYVERQEKEEEEEEEEEEEEAVDKQIRCAWPWFRTARPIHSVAAQPRPLMHSVAMRPTLSVFERPMTMFGNQLRTDEKGTEAEHNPITSTRYTLPVVVRDMLMLENQLPFFLLETLFHSAFPKSPDRLENWIFKFVSNLVKSKIENSPNIGDVKVHHILHLLHYCIDPSKTRDGGKPSSSLWHKPNRNNLRRSREDNHPTPLLKWIPSATQLMEAGVHFRKKKGATNFLDITFQNGEMEIPLLQVDDDTNILFRNLLVFEQCSKNVSLHVTAYATLMDCIINTAADVALLQQHGIILSCLGDGKQVADLFNQLCKEVTLDYEKSYVSGIYKDVNKHWTNKYNQWRARLNHDYFSNPWAVISLFAATLLFGLAITQTIYSALSYVRPPN, from the coding sequence ATGAGTATTGCAGAGGAGAAGATCGAGATAATTACAAATGACGAATGGTTAAGCTCGTTGAAGACGAGGGTAGCCAAAACAAAATGGGTGGTTGGGCGCACCAGTGGGCCGACCATCTTCAAAGTCCCAAGAATCTTTCTAGAGGCAGATCGGAAAGCATATGAGCCTAAGATGGTGTCGCTCGGCCCCTACCACCATGGCAACATACACCTGAAAGCTATGGAAGATCTGAAATGGCACTACCTCAAGGAATTCCTGGGCCGAAACCCCGGCAAGCCACTGGAAGACTAcatcgatcagatcaaggaaaGAGAGCACGAGGCACGTATGGCCTATTCAGAAAAAGTGGACATGACTAGTGATGAGTTCGCCCAGATGATGCTGCTTGACTGCTGTTTCGTGATCGAGATCATAGACTTGTGGAAAACGTATGTGGAAagacaagaaaaggaagaagaagaagaagaagaagaagaagaagaagaagcagtagATAAACAAATTAGATGTGCGTGGCCATGGTTCCGCACTGCGCGACCGATACATTCCGTGGCCGCCCAACCGCGGCCACTGATGCATTCCGTGGCCATGCGACCGACGCTTTCCGTGTTCGAGCGACCGATGACGATGTTCGGAAACCAGCTTAGAACGGATGAGAAAGGAACAGAAGCTGAGCATAATCCAATTACAAGTACACGGTACACTCTACCAGTGGTCGTGCGAGACATGCTGATGCTGGAAAACCAGCTTCCTTTCTTCCTCCTCGAGACTCTGTTCCACTCGGCTTTTCCTAAATCACCTGATCGCCTAGAAAATTGGATATTCAAATTCGTCAGCAATCTCGTGAAAAGCAAGATTGAGAATTCCCCCAATATCGGCGATGTGAAAGTTCACCATATACTTCATCTTTTGCATTATTGCATTGACCCATCAAAGACACGAGATGGCGGTAAACCTTCCTCATCCCTCTGGCACAAGCCTAACAGGAACAACTTACGTCGCTCTCGAGAAGATAACCACCCAACTCCCCTGCTGAAATGGATTCCAAGTGCAACGCAGCTGATGGAGGCTGGAGTACATTTTAGGAAGAAGAAGGGGGCCACGAACTTCTTGGACATCACCTTTCAGAATGGTGAGATGGAGATCCCCTTGCTTCAGGTAGATGACGACACCAACATCCTCTTCAGGAACCTCCTAGTATTCGAGCAGTGCTCCAAAAATGTCAGCCTTCATGTCACGGCCTACGCGACGCTCATGGATTGCATCATCAACACCGCCGCCGACGTCGCGTTGCTCCAGCAACATGGGATCATCCTTAGCTGTTTGGGCGACGGCAAGCAAGTCGCTGATCTATTCAACCAACTTTGCAAGGAGGTGACGTTGGACTACGAGAAAAGTTATGTTTCAGGCATCTACAAAGATGTCAACAAGCACTGGACCAACAAATACAACCAATGGCGAGCGAGGCTTAATCATGATTACTTCAGTAATCCTTGGGCGGTCATCTCGCTGTTTGCAGCTACCTTGCTCTTCGGTCTCGCCATAACGCAGACCATCTATTCTGCTCTGAGCTATGTTCGACCGCCAAATTAG
- the LOC135635038 gene encoding UPF0481 protein At3g47200-like, with product MSTAGEPIEKTIDRDWVVSLKNKLKETEQEDWRTEQPTIFRVLPHLRGIDPKAYEPMIVSLGPFHHLESHLKAMDHLKWHYLNKFLGRNPEKPLEDYLKLIKEKERQARMAYSEEVEMSSDDFVQMMLLDCCFVIETILSEGEGQATIWSLSPVLVRDMLILENQLPFCLLQPLFDSIFPDQSHNLKNSILDFLSESISIRPENPSVEKSFHHTLHLFLSCILPAKDGDGSESSTSLCHNLSCMQNVFPVSFWLPSWLIKLSCCSRDDQEETNALGGTQNMFPVSFWPSSWINKSGCSGDDQDPTNASLKWIPSATQLTEAGVHIRRKNKAKSFLDITFRDGKMEIPQLQVDDHTNTLLRNLIAFEQCCKEASHHVTSYAGLIDCIIDTAADVALLQRSKIIINGMGNGEEVATLFNRICKEVMIDEPDSGYFSRIYKETNEHYDARCNKWRARLNHDYFSNPWAIVSVAAAIFLFVLATTQTIYTVLSYVQPTK from the coding sequence ATGAGTACTGCAGGGGAGCCGATTGAGAAAACTATAGATCGAGACTGGGTTGTCTCATTGAAGAACAAGTTGAAGGAAACAGAACAGGAGGATTGGCGCACCGAACAGCCGACCATCTTCAGAGTCTTACCGCACTTGCGAGGGATCGATCCAAAGGCATACGAGCCAATGATCGTCTCGCTCGGCCCATTCCACCATCTCGAGTCTCACCTGAAAGCCATGGACCACCTCAAATGGCACTATCTCAACAAATTCCTTGGCCGAAACCCCGAGAAGCCCCTGGAAGACTACCTCAAGTTGATCAAGGAGAAAGAGCGGCAAGCACGTATGGCCTACTCAGAAGAAGTGGAGATGAGCAGCGATGACTTCGTCCAAATGATGTTGCTTGACTGTTGTTTTGTGATTGAGACCATATTGTCAGAGGGAGAAGGACAAGCCACGATATGGTCGCTATCGCCAGTGTTGGTGCGTGATATGCTGATTCTGGAAAACCAACTCCCTTTCTGTCTCCTCCAGCCTTTGTTCGACTCTATTTTTCCTGACCAATCCCATAACCTCAAGAATTCGATACTTGATTTCCTCAGCGAGTCCATAAGCATCAGGCCGGAAAATCCCTCCGTCGAAAAGTCATTTCACCATACACTCCATCTTTTCCTTTCTTGCATTCTCCCAGCAAAGGACGGAGATGGCAGTGAATCCTCCACATCCCTCTGCCACAACCTCAGCTGTATGCAGAACGTGTTCCCCGTGTCGTTTTGGCTCCCATCGTGGCTAATCAAATTATCATGCTGCTCTAGAGACGATCAGGAGGAGACAAATGCGCTTGGCGGTACGCAGAACATGTTCCCCGTGTCCTTTTGGCCCTCATCGTGGATAAACAAGTCAGGCTGCTCTGGAGACGATCAGGATCCGACAAATGCGAGTCTGAAATGGATTCCAAGTGCGACACAGCTCACGGAGGCTGGCGTCCATATCAGGAGGAAAAACAAGGCTAAGAGCTTTCTGGACATCACCTTTCGGGACGGGAAGATGGAGATCCCACAGCTTCAGGTTGATGACCACACCAACACCCTCCTCAGGAACCTCATAGCATTCGAGCAGTGCTGCAAGGAAGCCAGCCATCATGTCACGTCCTACGCGGGACTCATAGATTGCATCATCGATACTGCTGCCGACGTCGCATTGCTCCAACGAAGTAAAATCATTATTAACGGTATGGGCAACGGCGAAGAAGTCGCTACTCTATTCAACCGAATTTGCAAGGAGGTAATGATTGACGAACCCGATAGTGGCTACTTTTCAAGAATCTACAAAGAAACCAATGAGCACTACGACGCCAGATGTAACAAATGGCGAGCAAGGTTGAATCATGATTACTTCAGTAATCCTTGGGCGATTGTCTCGGTGGCTGCAGCTATCTTTCTCTTCGTTCTCGCTACAACTCAGACCATTTACACAGTACTGAGCTATGTTCAGCCAACTAAGTAG
- the LOC103980521 gene encoding UPF0481 protein At3g47200-like, which translates to MSDTVTLDDEWVEGLEKKVADTKWEDRRSQLPTIFKAPNHIREIDTKAYEPVILALGPYHHDKPHLQAMNQLKWHYLKKFLARNPVKNLVDYLKQVKALESQARMAYAEEPKMSSNDFLQMLLLDACFVVETITFWEQTEQGLEAVQNPIKSTSWTLRAVARDMLLLENQLPFFLLETLFDAAFPYQSDNLLVRVLNFIGRFVRTGNMEIASLSGSSHHLLHILHSCIIPVTERDCTPVVMTGQPTSEVPWMPNATLLKEVGVQFKMRVAAKSFLDVTFQNGVMEMAQLIFDGDTWTLFRNLTAFEQCHKLANPVVTAYVLLMNSIIDTAADVQLLKRDKIVIGAWGHSKEVASLFHDLVMDKVFHSSWPPPSIFSDVTKYYDSNRHRATPFNTRRAFFSLLSVILVLTLVTIVSYFWPPK; encoded by the coding sequence ATGAGTGACACCGTGACATTAGATGACGAATGGGTGGAAGGCTTGGAAAAGAAGGTGGCCGACACTAAATGGGAGGACCGGCGCAGCCAACTGCCCACAATCTTCAAAGCCCCAAACCACATTCGAGAAATAGATACCAAAGCCTACGAACCGGTCATCCTCGCTCTCGGCCCCTACCACCATGACAAGCCTCACCTGCAAGCCATGAACCAGCTCAAATGGCACTACCTCAAGAAATTCCTGGCCCGAAACCCCGTCAAGAACTTGGTGGATTACCTCAAGCAGGTCAAGGCACTGGAGAGCCAAGCACGGATGGCCTACGCAGAAGAACCGAAAATGAGTAGCAATGACTTCCTGCAAATGCTGCTGCTTGACGCCTGTTTTGTGGTTGAGACCATTACGTTCTGGGAACAGACTGAGCAAGGACTTGAAGCTGTACAAAATCCAATCAAAAGTACATCATGGACTCTACGAGCGGTAGCACGGGACATGTTGTTGCTGGAGAATCAGCTTCCCTTCTTTCTTCTCGAGACATTATTTGACGCTGCCTTTCCCTACCAATCTGACAACCTACTCGTGCGGGTACTCAATTTCATCGGCAGATTTGTAAGGACCGGTAACATGGAAATTGCTTCTCTCAGCGGCAGTTCACACCATCTCCTTCATATCCTCCATTCCTGCATCATCCCAGTAACGGAACGAGATTGCACTCCGGTGGTGATGACGGGACAACCGACTTCCGAGGTGCCGTGGATGCCGAATGCGACACTGCTCAAGGAGGTCGGGGTCCAGTTCAAGATGAGGGTGGCGGCTAAGAGCTTCTTGGATGTCACCTTCCAAAACGGGGTGATGGAGATGGCCCAGCTGATATTCGACGGGGACACCTGGACACTCTTCAGGAACCTCACAGCATTCGAGCAGTGCCACAAGCTTGCCAACCCAGTTGTCACCGCCTACGTGCTTCTCATGAACTCCATCATCGATACCGCTGCCGACGTCCAACTCCTCAAACGAGATAAAATCGTGATTGGCGCTTGGGGCCATAGCAAAGAAGTAGCCAGTCTCTTCCACGATCTTGTCATGGATAAGGTCTTCCACAGCAGCTGGCCTCCGCCGAGCATCTTCAGCGATGTCACCAAGTACTACGACAGCAACAGACATCGGGCAACTCCCTTCAATACTCGTCGGGCGTTCTTCTCGTTGCTCTCAGTTATCCTAGTGCTCACCCTCGTTACGATCGTGAGCTACTTTTGGCCACCTAAGTAG
- the LOC135635545 gene encoding UPF0481 protein At3g47200-like: protein MKVEKDVDKAWMDTLRRKVEEANWDQWRTEQARIFEVPGVLQEAEPRAYKPRIVSLGPYHHGKSELQPMEELKWNYLRRFVRRQPQKKLEDYIKKTRELEIRSRRFYFGDKVNTNESSMIMSGNKFVEMMLLDGCFAIEIMISWVKGVSELKVGQNAIKNTIWSPLAVAQDMLLLENQLPFFLLNSLHDTAFPEDAGGLTELTQEFLRMFIMFMNDNERVPRHGDHDFHHILHLCHFCIVAAKKPYNSKTQPSWSLMFEGMQKERMNMLSFFRDNPVPVEQPASMIPWIPSATQLKVAGIQFKMKTRAKSFLDITFQNGKLEIPQLVVDDQTNVLFKNLIAFEQCSQDAGTHLAAYASLMDSIINTAADVELLQKDQIIINTSGDNTEVANFFNKLCKDVLIKDEDYLTSIYRDVNKHRGIKYHIWWRTLHRDYFKNPWTIIWLCAAIFAFILTITQTVYTVLSYIRPPK from the coding sequence ATGAAAGTTGAGAAAGATGTGGATAAGGCATGGATGGACACCTTGAGGAGGAAGGTGGAAGAGGCAAATTGGGACCAGTGGCGCACCGAACAGGCAAGAATCTTTGAAGTCCCAGGAGTCTTGCAGGAGGCCGAACCCAGGGCTTACAAGCCAAGAATCGTCTCCCTCGGCCCATACCACCATGGCAAATCTGAACTGCAACCCATGGAGGAGTTAAAATGGAACTACCTCAGGAGATTCGTTCGCCGACAACCCCAGAAGAAACTGGAGGATTACATCAAGAAGACTCGAGAGTTGGAAATCCGATCACGTCGTTTCTACTTTGGCGACAAAGTGAACACGAATGAAAGCTCCATGATAATGAGTGGCAATAAATTCGTAGAAATGATGCTGCTCGACGGCTGCTTTGCGATTGAGATCATGATATCCTGGGTAAAGGGTGTGAGTGAACTCAAAGTCGGACAGAATGCGATCAAGAATACAATATGGTCGCCGTTAGCAGTAGCGCAAGACATGTTGCTGCTGGAAAACCAgctccctttctttctcctcaaTAGTTTACATGACACTGCTTTTCCTGAAGATGCTGGCGGCCTAACAGAGCTGACACAAGAATTTCTAcgtatgttcatcatgttcatgaaCGACAACGAGAGAGTCCCCCGCCATGGTGACCATGATTTCCATCATATTCTTCATCTATGTCATTTTTGCATTGTCGCAGCAAAGAAGCCATATAACAGCAAAACCCAGCCATCATGGAGCCTCATGTTTGAAGGAATGCAGAAGGAGCGGATGAACATGTTAAGCTTTTTTCGTGACAACCCGGTTCCGGTCGAACAACCAGCTTCCATGATACCATGGATTCCAAGCGCGACACAGCTCAAGGTGGCGGGAATCCAGTTCAAGATGAAGACACGGGCCAAGAGCTTCCTGGACATCACATTCCAGAATGGAAAGCTGGAGATCCCTCAGCTTGTGGTCGATGACCAAACCAACGTGCTGTTCAAGAACCTCATAGCCTTCGAGCAGTGCTCCCAGGACGCTGGAACGCATCTTGCGGCCTACGCGTCACTCATGGATTCAATCATCAATACTGCTGCCGACGTCGAATTGCTCCAGAAAGATCAAATCATCATCAACACATCGGGCGACAACACCGAAGTCGCCAATTTCTTCAACAAGCTTTGCAAAGATGTGCTGATCAAAGACGAGGACTATCTTACAAGCATCTACAGAGATGTCAATAAGCACCGCGGCATCAAATATCACATATGGTGGCGAACTCTACATCGTGATTACTTCAAGAACCCGTGGACGATCATCTGGTTGTGTGCAGCCATTTTCGCCTTCATTCTCACCATTACGCAGACCGTGTATACGGTCCTGAGCTATATTCGACCACCTAAATAA